The Candidatus Binatia bacterium genome includes the window CGCGCACGCGTTTCGGCACGCGCAGCGGTTCGCTGCGCGAACACGTCGCCGCCATTTTGCGCGAGGTTGCCGAACGCAAAGCGTAACGCTCAGTCTTCCGTGTACCCCAGAACCCGCAAGTGTTCGATCGTCGCCGCGCTCAGGCGAGGGGCGGCGATGCGTTCGCTTCCGCGCACGATTGCCGGCCGGCGTGTGTTGTCGCGGCGCGCCGGACCGTCGCGCAGCGACGGGACCTGACTGCCACGCGGGACCGGGACGCAGCTCCTGCGCCTGCCCCTTATCTGCCGCGGGGCGGCAGGCGCCGCGCGCGCGTGCTAACCTCAATGCGGCAGAACCTTCTGATCGAGGACGAGAGGAGAGTGTCCATGTTTCCATCCCGCGTCGTGTCGCCCCTGTTGCTGGCCGTCGCGTTGACGGCCGGCTGCTCGACGGCCGCGGATCACCAGCGCCAGCTCGGCTCCGCCGCCGACCGCGAGATGACCGTCGGTCTGGTGCAGAAGGAAATCCGCAGCGGCCTTACCGAGGACCGGGTCGCCGAGATTCTCGGCTCGCCCAATATCGTCACCCGCGACCCCGCCGGCCGGGAGACCTGGATCTACGACAAGATCGCCACCGAGGCCTCGTACTCGACCAGTGCCGCCTACGGCACGATCCTCGTCCTCGGCGGGGGTACCGACGCCGGCGCCACTGCGACGACGCAGCGCACGCTGACCGTGGTTATCCGCTTCGGCGCCGACCGCCGCGTCGAAACGTTCTCCTATCACGCGAGCAAGTTCTGAGGCGGCGATCGATGTTCCGGTTGCGTTGGTGGCTGCTCTCGATCGCGGTGGTCGTCGCCGGTTGCGCGCCGGTGGCGGCACCGCCGAAGACGCAGCTCGAAGTCCGCGAGTACCAGACCCGCCTTTTCGACACCGCCGACCAGGCGCTGGTCATGAAGGCGATGTTCAATGTGCTGCAGGACGACGGTTTCGTGGTGAAGAACGCCGTCGTCGAGCTCGGGCTCATTACGGCAGTAAAAGAGATCGACCTGGCGCCCGGCCGCTCCGGTACGGCCGGCAGCGGCATCTTCGGTGGCGGCGTGATCATCGGCGGCACCGGGCCCGGCGGGATCGTCATCGGCCCGCCCCCGCCAAGCGGGTTTCCGAAGACGGAGGTGCTCGACTTCACCGGCAACGTCGGCCCCGCCGGCGCGCAGACCCGCGTGCGCGTGAGCTTCCAGCGCAAGGTGCTCGACAACGACGGCAACGTGGTCAGCGTCGAACCGGTCGGCGACCTCGCGGCCTATCAGGACTTCTTCTCGCGCATGGACAAGAGCCTCTTCCTGCAGAAGGAGAATCTGGCGGGGGCCATGTAGACGGCGTGTGACAGCGTGCTCTCCGTTGCGACGAAAGTGCTTGTAGGCCGCACTGGAAGCGGCTCATGTGCGTGCATGCTGTGTCACGGAGAGCGATGCGTGTTGACGAAGGTTGCCTCCACCGTGCCTCCACGGTGCCTCCACGGTGCCTCCAGTGTGCCTCCAGACGGCGCCGGAGAGGGAGGGTTCAAACATGCCGAAGCTGACCAAGCGCGCGGTCGACACCGCGGCGCCCCGTGACAGAGAGTGGGTTGTCCGCGACTCCGAGCTGAAGGGGTTCAATCTCGGCATCGCCCCCAACGGGCGGAAGGTCTACACCGTGGAGTACCGGACCGCCGGGGGCCGGCGCGGAAGCAAACGACGGGTGACCCTCGGGGTGCATGGCGTGCTTACGGCGGACGGCGCCCGCGAGAAGGCAAAGACGATGCTGGCGCGCGTCAGGCTGGGCGAAGACCCGTCCGCCGCCCGGCGCGCCGAGCGTACCGTCCCGACCATGCGCGCATCTTGCCGCCGGCCCGGTCAAGGCCCTCAACGACCGCATCGGCGCGTCGGTCGGCGCGCTGCTTGACGGCATCGAACCCAGCACCGAGAACGTGGTGCCAATCAAACAGACTGCCTGAGAGGAACCCACCATGCCCCGTACCGATAGGACCACCACCACCGCCGACGGACTCCGCGACATCTCGGGCGATGCGCTCGACCCGGCGCGCCTCCGCGTGGGCGCGCTGCGCGCGCTGGGCTTCGTCCTGGCAATGGACTACTCGGGCATCCGCGTAGACATAGTCGGCGAATCCTCCCCGCCCCGCCACACGGCCAGCGAGTGGATGGCGCTGCAATTGGCCGCTGGCGCCGATCCCCACATGGTGCTGTCGACCATGTGGAACGGTCTCGGGTGTCCACCTGACGCGGTGCTCGCCGGCCTGGTGAAGCTTGCGGCCGGGGCGCAGCCCGGCACTTCCCGGGCGCGCCGCCGCCGGTGACCGGCCGCGTCGGGCTTGCCATGACCCTTCCTCCGCACGCCGGCCCCCGCCTGAAGCAATTGAAGGGGGGCTGCTTGAAAAGCGGGAAAAGCTTGAAAAGGGGTCGGCGGCGGGTGGCGCGCTCCCGTGGTCCGGGCGGATTATCGGCGAACCGGAGCCGCCGTGTCGGGTTTCTACAGGAGGTTCAACGCCACCTTGATGCCCCGGTCGACAGCCGCGAGCACGTCGGGTGGCAGCGTGCCGTTCGGCGGCTGGATCTTCGATCGGTCGAGGGTGGTGATCTGGTGGCACAGCGCCACGCTGTCCCGGGTAAGGCCGCCGGCGCCGGCGGGGATTGGCACCGCCGTGGGTCCCCGCGCTCTTTGTCCCTCCGACGTCGAAACTGGCACGACGATGATGGATTTCCAGTCCGGTTGCTGGTTTAGCGCATTCCGGGAAACGATGACGACCGGGCGACGTCCTTGTTGCTCGGACCCGGAACGGGGCGACAGGTCTGCCCAGCAGACGTCCCCGCGCTTCACCCGTTGGCGTCCTCGGTCGTGGCGAGCAGATTCTCGATGCCGGCGGCTTCGAGGTCCGGGGCGAGGTCGTCGCGGGTTCCGGCCGTGGTGGCGATGTACACCGCCAACTCTCGCTCCGTTTGCTCCAGCGCCCCACGCTTGTCCGCCAGTGCACTGTAACACTCGTCGAACTGATCTGCCTGTGATGCCAGCCGGGCCTGTATCTCTTCCGGCCAGTACTCCTCCGCCAGCGGGCACGCCTCGACGAGCGGCTCTCGCGTTGCGGCGAGGTCGCGGCCGCCATCGACGCAATCGAGGGTGGCGCCGAGGATACCGTAAAGCTGGTCGGACACGATCTCTTGCGCTGCCAGCGCCCGGAGGCCGCGAATGATCTCATCGCCGCTCTCGACGAGTGCAACGAGCCGCTGGCGCAGCGTTTCCAGTGCGGGCCTCGGATTGCCGCCCCGCACACCGGCCTCGGCCTGGTCGCGCAGGGCCTCCACATACCCGCAGGCCGCGAAGACATTGCGTGCCTGGTGTCGCAGGTCCGGCTGTACGTCCATGGTCATTCCGCGTGCGGGCTGGAGGGCGGTACCCCTCATGTCTCCGTATACGGGGGCCGGCGCCGGCGCGCAATGGGTCCGGGGCAAGCGGGGCAGGCGGCGGGGCTGAGGGGGCTAACTCGATGGGGCGGTGAAAACCGCGACGCGTGTGATAGACGAAAAAACCGGGGGCACAACGTGGCAACATCGGTCGCAAGGGGTCTACCTGAGAGGCAAGGGGTCCGACTGAAACGGATGTCCAGGAACGCCAGCGCTGGCGTCCTGAACTGGTCGACCACGAATCCGCCGCAGCTCGTGGTGTGCGCCGTTGCTGCGACACCGACGCCGACGCCGTCGGGAACGAGCACGGTAACGCCGACGCTGACGGCATCCGAGACGGTGTCTCCCAGCGTGACCGCCACGCCATCTCAAACCGAAACGGTCACGCCGACTGCATCGGCCACGGTGCACCTCACCTCCAGCCCGACCCCCCCGATTCCGGCGACGGCAACGGCGAGCGCTGCGCCATCCCCGCCGGTGACCGAGACCGGCACCCCGACGGCCACGACTACGCCGACGGCCTCCCTTACCACGCCCGACACTGCGACACCGACGGCGCCGGCAACCGGCACCTCGACGCCGATTGCGTCGGTGACACCGACGCCGACAGCGTCTCCGCCCGGGACGCCGTGCCTCGGTGACTGCAACGGCGACCGGACCGTTACCATCGACGACATCGTGGTCCTGGTGAACGTGATGCTGGACCTGGCGCCCGCGGATGCCTGCCCGGCCGGGGACTTCAACGGCGACGGGGACATCACCATCGAAGAGGGTATCCGCGCCGTGAACGCGGCCCTCTTCGGCTGCGAAGGGGCGGCGGCCGGGCCGCGCGGTACGTTCCGTCGGCATTAGGCCCCGCGGGACCGGCGCCGGGAAGGCGAGTAAGGGCCGATGATCGGCGGGACGGGTCTGCACGGCATCGAGGGCGCTCTGGTGAGCATCGGCAGCCCTCCGATCGGGATGGGGGTCATCTGCGCGACGCTCCCCGCATGGGCGCGCAAACGAGCCGCGTCGAGGGCGCGGGCGCCCGAACCTTTTCGTGAGGAAACGACCCGCCTGTACGCTGACCGGTTGAGTCCCCCCCAAAAAAAAGCCCGCAGACTTGCGCCTGCGGGCACCGCCGGGACATACCCGACGGGGGGATTCTGTAACCGAACCCTGACGCCGGAGGGACGATTTGTCAAGCCGTAAAGGGCCAAGTTCTCCACTCGCCCGGCGCGCCGTAGGCTTCGTGGACGGATTCAATCTCTACCACGCGATCCGAGATCTACGGCTCCCCCACCTGAAGTGGGTCGATCTGTGGGCGTTACTGGAACGATTCGCCCGTCCCCCCGCCGCCGAACTGCGCACCGTCTACTATTTCTCAGCCTACGCCACATGGCTCAAAGAACAGCACCTTCGCCACGCTCAGTACGTAGCCGCTCTTGGAGCGCACCGCGTTACGCCGGTGCTCGGAAACTTCAAGAAGAAGACCTATCGTTGCAAGCAGTGCGAACAGACCATCGAGGGGCACGAAGAGAAGGAGACCGATGTCAACCTGGCGCTCGGCCTCTATCGGGGCGCGGTCAAGGACGAGTACGACCTGGCCCTCGTGGTGTCTGGCGATTCCGACCTCGCGCCGGCGGTGCGTGCGGTTAAGCGGGACTTTCCGGTGAAGAGGATCTTGATTGTGACGCCCGTCGGCCGGAAGGCAAGTTACGATCTGCTGGACGCTGCCGGTGGCCCCCGAATGGGACGGGAGATGCGCCGCAGTCACATAGCCGCCGCGCTACTCCCTCGGTACGTGTATGCAAACCCTTCGGGGGAATTGGTAGCGACCCGGCCAAAAGAGTACGACCCGCCGCCCGGCTGACCAACTGCGCCGTCGGCTAGGGTGCGCGACCCGAACCCCGGACCCCACGGCCGGGCCGCCGACGGCGCTTCCTCCCGCCCGTGGGCACTCGTGGGGGTGCCATGCCTGCCCGCAATCACCCCATCCGAACCGGCACTCCTCAGCGAGCACGAAGCCGCGCGGCGGCTCGGCGTTAAGCTATCTACATTGCGAAGATGGAGATGGTCGGGCTCCCCCGTTGCATTCGTTCGGCTCGGGAGGGCGGTGAGATACCGCTCGGCCGACCTTGCCGCGGCTATCGCATCCGGGCGGCGTTTCTCGACGAGCGACGGGGGCGCCGCTGCCCGCATGCGCCGCCCGCGGTTGAGTGGTCTACGGGACCGGAAGCCCAAGGTCCCGGCAAATCTTCCGGACCAGCCCTTCCTTGATTTCCCTGTGCCGCGGCACGGTGGATTGTTTGCCGGTGGCGACGTTGCGGTACACGGTGTGAACGCCACCCTCCCGGATGAAGACGCACTGCTGCGCTTCCAGGTGGCGAATCAAGTCGACGCGCTTCACTCGGCGAGGTGCAGCGGTTCGCGGATGACCGTCCGCCCGGCCAGGTCGCGTTCCGCGGCTTCGCGATTAGCCTCAAGCAGGAGCGCGACCGCCTCGACGAGGTTTGTCCGCGCCTCTTCGAGCGTCTCGCCCTGGGTGTTCGCGCCGGGAAGCTCTTCCACGTACGCGACGAACCCACCTTCCTCGGCGGGCTCGAACACGGCAGTGAGCTTCATTGGACCTCCGGTGCGCGGGTGCTCCCGGCCGACACCGCCACATGCGCCTTTGCTTCCTCAAGCGTGCAGTAGTCGCCGCGGGCAAATGCCTTACGGCCTTCCTCAACGGCCCGCATCTCCTGAGGCGTCAGCGGCTCGTCGTCGAGCGGAATCGTTCGGGGCGGTACCGCCGTCGCTTTTTGTCGCACTGTGGCGTTGCGAGGCATACACGCAGTCTACGGCAGCGGTCCGCCCGGGCGCAACCCCGGCGAGGCACCCATGAACGCCAAACGCAAGGGTACCCGCAACGAACACCGGTCGGCGCGCATCCTCGAAGCCGCCGGCTACGCCGTGACGCGCGTGGCGGCCTCGCTCGGTGCCTGGGACCTCATCGGTGTCGGACCCACCGACGTCGTGGTCTGCCAGGTCAAGACGCGCGACTGGCCGGGGACGGTGGAGATGGAGATGTTGGCGATGTTCCCGGCGCCCTCGAACGTGCGCAAGCTCGTCCATCGCTGGCGCGACCGGGAACGCCAGCTCGACGTGAAGGTGTTGTGACAAGGAAAGGAAACGACGATGCCGGACGCTCCCCACGACCGCCGCGAGGGATTTCTCGACGCGGGAGGCCGTCCGATGACGCCGCGCGCTACCCTCGCCGCGGGGGTGGACCCGCAT containing:
- a CDS encoding Arm DNA-binding domain-containing protein → MPKLTKRAVDTAAPRDREWVVRDSELKGFNLGIAPNGRKVYTVEYRTAGGRRGSKRRVTLGVHGVLTADGAREKAKTMLARVRLGEDPSAARRAERTVPTMRASCRRPGQGPQRPHRRVGRRAA
- a CDS encoding type II toxin-antitoxin system PemK/MazF family toxin is translated as MKRGDVCWADLSPRSGSEQQGRRPVVIVSRNALNQQPDWKSIIVVPVSTSEGQRARGPTAVPIPAGAGGLTRDSVALCHQITTLDRSKIQPPNGTLPPDVLAAVDRGIKVALNLL
- a CDS encoding NYN domain-containing protein translates to MDGFNLYHAIRDLRLPHLKWVDLWALLERFARPPAAELRTVYYFSAYATWLKEQHLRHAQYVAALGAHRVTPVLGNFKKKTYRCKQCEQTIEGHEEKETDVNLALGLYRGAVKDEYDLALVVSGDSDLAPAVRAVKRDFPVKRILIVTPVGRKASYDLLDAAGGPRMGREMRRSHIAAALLPRYVYANPSGELVATRPKEYDPPPG
- a CDS encoding type II toxin-antitoxin system HicA family toxin; the protein is MKRVDLIRHLEAQQCVFIREGGVHTVYRNVATGKQSTVPRHREIKEGLVRKICRDLGLPVP
- a CDS encoding type II toxin-antitoxin system HicB family antitoxin, giving the protein MKLTAVFEPAEEGGFVAYVEELPGANTQGETLEEARTNLVEAVALLLEANREAAERDLAGRTVIREPLHLAE